In one window of Photorhabdus laumondii subsp. laumondii DNA:
- a CDS encoding tryptophan 7-halogenase — MVGGTAGWMTASYWAKVFGENMKITVIASDCQ; from the coding sequence ATTGTTGGTGGTACAGCGGGTTGGATGACGGCATCATATTGGGCAAAAGTGTTTGGTGAGAACATGAAGATCACAGTGATTGCATCAGATTGTCAATAA
- a CDS encoding DUF1107 domain-containing protein, with protein sequence MKIFHRYNPLKIALYVKTLFRGRLYIKDMGAFEFDCGKILPPKVRDKRHFSVMSEVNQQVLRLQAEIG encoded by the coding sequence ATGAAAATTTTTCACCGATATAACCCACTGAAAATTGCTCTCTACGTTAAAACTTTATTCCGTGGACGTTTATACATTAAAGACATGGGGGCTTTTGAATTTGACTGCGGCAAAATTTTACCGCCGAAGGTGAGAGATAAGCGCCATTTTAGTGTAATGAGCGAAGTCAATCAGCAAGTGCTACGTTTGCAGGCCGAAATAGGATAG
- the msrA gene encoding peptide-methionine (S)-S-oxide reductase MsrA, with the protein MPTSANKSLSIDPHSALPGRTEPLKVSPNHAVTDHTIEPVPENMEVAYFGMGCFWGVERLFWQQPDIYTTSAGYSGGTTANPTYEEICSGLTGHAEVVRIVYDPAKNSYENLLKLFWENHDPAQGMRQGGDIGSQYRSAIYTVSPQQHELALASREHFQKAMQQQSDNRPITTEITEAGPFYFAEDYHQQYLFKNPEGYCGLGGIGVCLPKMNEN; encoded by the coding sequence GTGCCAACTTCAGCTAATAAAAGCCTATCTATTGATCCTCATAGTGCATTACCAGGCAGAACTGAGCCACTTAAGGTTTCACCTAACCATGCTGTTACTGATCATACGATAGAACCTGTTCCAGAAAATATGGAAGTGGCCTATTTTGGTATGGGATGCTTCTGGGGCGTAGAACGCCTATTCTGGCAACAACCTGATATTTACACCACCTCCGCAGGTTATAGCGGCGGTACAACAGCCAATCCAACTTACGAAGAAATTTGTAGCGGCCTGACCGGACATGCTGAGGTTGTTAGAATTGTTTACGATCCAGCAAAAAACAGCTACGAAAACTTATTAAAACTCTTCTGGGAAAACCACGATCCTGCTCAAGGGATGCGCCAGGGCGGGGATATTGGTTCTCAATATCGCTCCGCGATTTATACCGTGTCACCTCAGCAACATGAACTGGCATTAGCCAGCCGTGAACATTTCCAAAAAGCAATGCAACAACAAAGCGACAATCGCCCTATTACAACGGAGATCACAGAAGCGGGGCCATTCTATTTTGCTGAAGACTATCACCAACAGTATCTATTTAAGAATCCTGAGGGGTATTGCGGGCTAGGCGGTATTGGTGTTTGCCTACCCAAAATGAACGAAAACTAG
- the tamB gene encoding autotransporter assembly complex protein TamB, protein MRWMKKVSIAFLLIVTLLVIAVAGLVGTQSGLHFMINSAARWVPGLDITSVSGGWRDLTLKGVKYQMPGVNVNVDQLHLSLRLSCLKKSQLCVNALTTEGVKVAINTKQLPPAGEPSPKSEPFTELRTPYPVSLDLLSVKNVTVTVNDTIFALDEFRTAAHWQQKALTLKPTKINGLLVELPKTPPERLKIAEAEGKAKRGSEPEKSLAEILKKLFSQPLLATLPEVPIPLDITVAGISGKQLRLTGDTNITINQFLLQLSNQGQQIQLNKLNVKMPEGSLAINGSATLAQQWPIKLVIKGELNRQEIQGQKVNVKLNGALQEQLSLGLNLSGPVSAKLDAQAELAKVGLPVRVTLESQQLSWPLTGKPEYQLDGVKMRLNGKASGYDLSLRSGINGSEIPPALLVLDAKGNEEQFKLTRLRLSALQGKSELVGVADWSKAVSWNAVLTLSGINTAKQWPEWPAKIDGKIVTRGSLHGGSWQLQIPEITLDGNVKQNLIKAKGKISGNAAGQWNIPQFELALGRNKMNLQGQLSKQWKLDGDIRAPKLDGIFPGLGGVVNGTLKLRGNIQAPQLLVDLNANGLKWQDLRVDRVNVKGDVRSAEQIQGNLAAKVSELKQADLIVRNFTLDAKGNEKQHDLQLKIDGKPIAGQLALHGSFDRKQQRWKGSINNTRFDTPVGEWRLTKAITLDYLNQQQKVTVGPHCWLNPHAQFCVPKSIEAGVSGSASIVLERLDLALIQPLLAPETHLKGIFSGNADVKWSAESGLPQANVNLRGDGVHVKQMVDGTALPVDFQTLTLNAGLKNGTAELNWLFKIMGNGRFNGGVQVADLAGSRKLSGNVDIQDISLALIKPILGKGDKAEGHLNANLRLGGNVRNPLLFGRLDLSALQASGHWIPFDIVQGQMGVNFDGIRSVLDGVIKTPKGQLNLNGDADWRNVDAWHARVTANGDKLRVVFPPMVKIDVSPALVFEASPQLLKLDGSVGIPWARITVKELPESTVETSSDEVILNENLQPLQQKKASIPIQSNLTIHIGDDVRLSAFGLKAQLKGDLMVVQDKQGMGLNGQVDILDGRFRTYGQDLIVRKGLIMFSGPPDQPLLNIEAIRNPDSTDGQVIAGVRVTGLADQPKVEIFSEPVRSQLEALSYLLRGEGLENSNSDNSQMTAILIGLGVAQSGQLVGKIGEIFGVSDLALDTQGVGDKSQVVVSGKITKDLQVKYGVGIFDSLATLTLRYRLMPRLYLEAVSGIDQTLDLLYQFEF, encoded by the coding sequence ATGAGATGGATGAAAAAGGTCAGCATTGCTTTTCTGCTGATAGTGACTTTGTTGGTTATTGCTGTTGCTGGATTGGTAGGAACGCAATCTGGCCTGCATTTTATGATTAACAGTGCTGCCCGTTGGGTACCGGGGCTGGATATAACCAGCGTCAGCGGCGGTTGGCGTGATTTGACCCTGAAAGGCGTTAAGTACCAAATGCCCGGTGTTAATGTCAATGTGGATCAACTCCACCTTTCATTGCGTCTTTCCTGTCTGAAAAAGAGTCAATTATGTGTGAATGCATTGACAACGGAAGGCGTAAAAGTTGCGATTAATACTAAACAATTGCCTCCTGCGGGAGAACCGTCGCCAAAGTCAGAACCTTTCACCGAACTGAGGACACCGTATCCAGTCTCACTTGATTTGCTATCCGTTAAAAATGTCACTGTCACCGTAAATGATACGATATTTGCCCTTGATGAATTTAGGACCGCTGCTCACTGGCAGCAAAAAGCATTAACGCTTAAACCAACGAAAATTAATGGATTGCTGGTGGAACTGCCAAAAACGCCGCCTGAACGGCTGAAAATAGCGGAAGCAGAGGGGAAAGCGAAACGAGGGAGTGAACCGGAAAAATCGTTGGCAGAAATTCTGAAAAAATTATTCTCTCAACCGCTATTGGCAACATTACCAGAAGTGCCTATTCCACTGGATATCACTGTTGCAGGGATAAGTGGTAAGCAATTACGGCTGACGGGTGATACCAATATCACAATCAATCAGTTTTTATTGCAACTTAGCAATCAGGGGCAGCAGATTCAGCTCAATAAATTGAATGTTAAAATGCCGGAAGGTTCTCTCGCCATTAATGGTTCCGCAACTCTGGCACAGCAATGGCCGATAAAACTGGTAATAAAAGGTGAGCTAAATCGACAAGAGATCCAAGGACAAAAGGTTAATGTAAAGCTTAATGGCGCTTTACAGGAGCAACTCAGCTTAGGGCTAAATTTGTCTGGTCCTGTCAGTGCTAAACTTGATGCTCAAGCGGAACTGGCTAAGGTAGGTTTACCCGTGCGGGTGACGCTTGAAAGCCAACAACTAAGTTGGCCTTTAACGGGGAAGCCAGAATATCAGCTAGATGGCGTAAAAATGCGCCTTAATGGTAAGGCCAGTGGTTATGATTTGTCATTGCGTTCCGGTATTAACGGTAGTGAAATCCCGCCAGCATTACTTGTATTAGATGCCAAAGGTAATGAAGAACAGTTTAAGTTGACCCGTTTACGCCTGTCTGCTTTGCAGGGAAAGAGTGAACTGGTAGGTGTGGCAGATTGGAGTAAGGCGGTAAGTTGGAATGCGGTGCTGACACTCTCCGGGATCAATACCGCTAAACAGTGGCCGGAATGGCCTGCTAAAATCGATGGGAAAATAGTGACTCGGGGGAGTTTACACGGTGGTAGTTGGCAGCTTCAGATCCCGGAAATTACGCTGGACGGTAACGTAAAACAGAACTTAATAAAAGCCAAAGGTAAGATTTCTGGTAACGCGGCGGGTCAGTGGAATATTCCTCAATTCGAGCTGGCTTTAGGGCGCAATAAAATGAATCTCCAGGGACAATTGTCCAAACAGTGGAAACTGGATGGCGATATCCGTGCACCGAAGTTGGATGGTATATTTCCGGGGCTTGGCGGTGTCGTGAATGGGACGCTGAAACTGCGCGGTAATATACAAGCGCCTCAGCTTTTGGTTGATCTCAATGCTAACGGGTTGAAATGGCAGGATTTGCGTGTTGATCGAGTGAATGTGAAAGGGGATGTACGTTCTGCTGAACAGATCCAAGGGAATCTTGCTGCTAAAGTCAGTGAGTTGAAACAAGCGGATTTGATTGTCCGTAATTTTACGTTGGATGCTAAGGGCAATGAGAAACAGCACGACTTGCAATTGAAGATTGACGGCAAACCGATTGCGGGTCAACTTGCATTGCATGGTAGTTTTGATCGTAAGCAACAGCGATGGAAAGGTAGCATTAACAATACCCGTTTTGACACCCCGGTTGGAGAATGGCGCTTAACTAAAGCGATAACTCTTGATTATCTTAATCAGCAGCAGAAAGTTACTGTGGGCCCTCACTGTTGGCTAAATCCACATGCGCAGTTCTGCGTACCTAAATCCATTGAAGCTGGTGTCAGCGGTAGTGCATCCATCGTTCTTGAACGTTTGGATCTTGCTTTGATTCAGCCATTACTGGCACCTGAAACACATTTGAAAGGTATATTCAGTGGCAATGCCGACGTTAAATGGAGTGCGGAAAGCGGATTGCCTCAGGCCAACGTTAATTTGCGTGGTGATGGGGTGCATGTTAAGCAGATGGTTGATGGCACTGCATTACCGGTAGATTTCCAGACCCTGACACTCAATGCAGGCTTGAAGAATGGCACAGCAGAGTTGAATTGGTTATTTAAGATTATGGGAAATGGCCGATTCAACGGTGGCGTACAAGTTGCTGATCTTGCTGGGAGCCGTAAGCTGTCGGGTAATGTAGATATTCAGGATATTTCACTGGCGTTAATCAAGCCGATTCTTGGGAAAGGTGATAAAGCTGAAGGTCATTTGAATGCTAACCTGCGTCTGGGAGGCAATGTCAGAAATCCATTATTGTTTGGCCGGTTAGACTTGAGTGCACTGCAAGCTTCGGGCCATTGGATCCCATTTGATATTGTTCAAGGGCAAATGGGTGTGAATTTTGATGGAATACGTTCCGTTCTTGATGGTGTTATTAAAACGCCGAAGGGGCAGCTTAACCTAAATGGTGACGCGGACTGGCGTAATGTGGATGCATGGCATGCACGAGTAACGGCTAACGGTGACAAGTTAAGAGTCGTTTTTCCACCAATGGTGAAAATTGATGTTAGCCCTGCTCTGGTGTTTGAGGCTTCTCCTCAGTTGCTGAAATTGGATGGTAGCGTTGGCATTCCTTGGGCGCGTATTACCGTGAAGGAGCTACCAGAATCGACAGTTGAGACTTCATCGGATGAAGTCATATTGAATGAAAATCTTCAGCCATTACAACAGAAAAAAGCATCTATCCCGATTCAAAGTAACTTGACGATTCATATAGGAGATGATGTTCGTCTTAGTGCTTTCGGTCTTAAAGCACAACTTAAAGGCGATCTGATGGTTGTTCAAGATAAACAAGGCATGGGTTTGAATGGTCAAGTTGATATTCTTGATGGCCGTTTCCGTACTTATGGGCAGGATCTGATCGTTCGTAAAGGGCTGATTATGTTCTCAGGTCCACCTGATCAGCCATTACTCAACATTGAGGCTATCCGTAATCCAGATTCTACCGATGGGCAGGTTATTGCAGGGGTAAGGGTGACTGGTTTGGCGGATCAGCCAAAAGTAGAAATTTTTTCAGAGCCTGTTAGATCACAATTGGAAGCACTTTCTTATCTGTTGCGTGGTGAGGGTTTAGAGAATAGTAACTCGGACAACTCACAGATGACGGCAATATTAATAGGTTTGGGGGTTGCACAGAGTGGTCAGTTGGTGGGTAAGATCGGTGAAATATTTGGTGTTTCCGACTTAGCACTGGATACTCAGGGGGTTGGTGATAAATCACAGGTAGTTGTTAGCGGGAAAATTACAAAAGATCTGCAAGTTAAGTATGGTGTTGGTATATTTGATTCACTGGCAACATTAACCTTACGCTATAGATTAATGCCTAGATTGTATCTGGAAGCGGTATCTGGTATTGATCAGACATTGGATTTGCTCTATCAGTTTGAGTTTTAA
- the ppa gene encoding inorganic diphosphatase, whose translation MSLNLVPAGKELPEDIYVIIEIPANADPIKYEIDKESGALFVDRFMSTTMFYPCNYGYINNTLSLDGDPVDVLVPTPYPLQPGSVIRCRPVGVLKMTDESGEDAKLVAVPHSKLTKEYDHIKDVNDLPELLRAQITHFFEHYKDLEKGKWVKVDGWDNVEAAKAEIISSFERAAKK comes from the coding sequence ATGAGCCTGAACTTAGTACCAGCAGGAAAAGAACTGCCTGAAGATATCTATGTCATTATTGAGATCCCTGCAAATGCAGATCCGATTAAATATGAAATTGATAAAGAATCCGGTGCACTGTTTGTAGACCGTTTTATGTCTACCACGATGTTCTATCCATGCAACTATGGTTACATCAACAACACCTTATCTCTGGATGGTGACCCGGTTGATGTTCTGGTTCCCACACCATACCCACTACAACCCGGCTCTGTGATCCGTTGCCGTCCAGTTGGCGTTCTGAAAATGACTGATGAATCAGGTGAAGACGCGAAACTGGTTGCAGTTCCACATAGCAAACTAACCAAAGAGTATGATCACATTAAAGATGTGAATGATCTACCAGAACTACTACGCGCTCAGATCACTCACTTCTTTGAGCACTATAAAGATCTGGAAAAAGGTAAATGGGTTAAAGTTGATGGTTGGGATAATGTCGAAGCTGCTAAAGCAGAAATTATCTCCTCTTTCGAACGTGCTGCTAAGAAATAA
- a CDS encoding gamma-glutamylcyclotransferase family protein, producing the protein MRIIVYGSLRRKQGNHHWMTDAQWLGDHRLEGYELYDLGHYPAVIRGDGSIECEVYRINSTILTELDDLKDNSREYVRELIQTPYGNAWIYLYQFPITGLRRIKSGDWLKRHVEE; encoded by the coding sequence ATGCGAATTATTGTTTATGGCAGCTTACGGCGCAAACAGGGCAATCATCATTGGATGACCGATGCTCAATGGTTAGGTGATCATCGGCTGGAAGGCTATGAGCTATATGACCTTGGGCATTATCCTGCGGTTATCCGTGGTGACGGAAGTATTGAATGTGAGGTATATCGAATCAATTCTACTATACTGACAGAATTAGATGATTTGAAAGATAATTCGCGGGAGTATGTAAGGGAATTGATTCAGACACCGTATGGCAATGCATGGATATATCTTTATCAGTTTCCAATAACCGGTTTACGGCGGATAAAAAGCGGTGATTGGTTGAAGCGCCATGTGGAAGAGTAA
- the cysQ gene encoding 3'(2'),5'-bisphosphate nucleotidase CysQ, which produces MLEQICQLAQEAGAAIMTIYQDEHPLKVDHKQDDSPVTMADIVAHKIIKAGLSRIAPEIPLLSEEELPTWEERRDWKRYWLVDPLDGTKEFINRNGEFTVNIALIDEGVPVMGVIYAPVQDTLYSGQGRQAWKKACGGQCLPIKIRDANPPMVVVSRSHMDTELEDYLNQLGEHQTVSVGSSLKFCLVAEGKAQLYPRFGPTHIWDTAAGHAIAIAAGAHVTNWKGQTLDYTPRESFLNPGFRVTIF; this is translated from the coding sequence ATGCTAGAACAAATCTGCCAACTGGCTCAGGAAGCTGGTGCGGCTATTATGACAATTTATCAGGATGAACATCCCCTGAAAGTTGATCATAAGCAAGATGATTCACCGGTTACTATGGCTGATATTGTGGCTCATAAAATAATTAAAGCCGGATTATCCCGTATCGCCCCAGAAATTCCACTGTTGTCGGAAGAAGAGCTTCCTACTTGGGAAGAGAGGCGTGATTGGAAGCGCTATTGGTTAGTTGATCCTCTGGATGGTACCAAGGAATTTATTAATCGTAACGGTGAATTTACGGTTAATATCGCCTTGATTGATGAGGGCGTTCCTGTGATGGGCGTTATATATGCTCCTGTGCAGGATACGCTTTATTCCGGGCAAGGGCGGCAGGCATGGAAAAAAGCCTGTGGAGGTCAATGTTTGCCGATTAAGATTCGTGATGCTAATCCACCAATGGTCGTTGTTAGCCGCTCTCATATGGATACAGAATTAGAAGATTATCTCAATCAATTAGGTGAACATCAGACGGTTTCTGTAGGGTCTTCACTAAAGTTCTGTTTGGTGGCGGAAGGAAAAGCGCAACTTTATCCTCGCTTTGGGCCCACTCATATCTGGGATACTGCGGCGGGTCACGCTATAGCCATTGCTGCTGGTGCTCACGTGACGAACTGGAAAGGTCAGACGCTAGATTATACGCCTCGTGAATCATTCCTGAATCCGGGATTTAGAGTAACGATTTTTTAA
- a CDS encoding YtfJ family protein, producing the protein MIKNFMLYAALLCSPALAFAHNITLEQQVPAISVSDKGELLLNNNKFSYQNWDSGKLIGKVRVIQHIAGRSAAKEMNAPLIEEIKRADFSKEKYQTTTIININDAIFGTGPFVRSSIEDSKREFPWSQFIADSNGVAKKAWQLEAKSSAIIVLDKNGAAKFTKEGALNSSEIKQVIELVRKELQ; encoded by the coding sequence ATGATAAAGAACTTTATGCTATATGCTGCGCTACTTTGTTCTCCTGCTTTAGCATTCGCCCACAACATCACTCTGGAACAACAGGTTCCTGCGATCAGTGTTTCTGATAAAGGTGAGTTGTTACTCAACAATAACAAGTTTAGCTACCAAAATTGGGATAGTGGAAAACTGATTGGTAAAGTGAGAGTCATACAACATATTGCAGGTCGTAGTGCAGCTAAAGAGATGAATGCTCCACTGATAGAAGAAATAAAACGCGCTGATTTTTCAAAAGAAAAATACCAAACAACCACCATCATCAATATCAATGATGCCATATTCGGTACTGGACCCTTTGTCCGCAGCAGTATTGAAGATAGCAAAAGAGAGTTTCCGTGGTCTCAGTTTATCGCTGACAGCAACGGTGTGGCCAAAAAAGCTTGGCAGTTGGAAGCTAAAAGTTCTGCCATTATTGTCCTGGACAAAAATGGCGCAGCGAAGTTTACCAAAGAAGGTGCATTAAACAGTAGTGAAATCAAACAGGTCATTGAATTAGTTCGTAAGGAACTACAGTAA
- a CDS encoding hemolysin family protein has translation MLNSLLIVFLLCAISAFFSLSEISLAASRRIKLKLMADEGNINAAHVLKLQETPGMFFTVVQIGLNAVAILAGVVGESAFSPSLKTFFMKFMRPEWADQLGFICSFIIVTSIFILLADLTPKRIGMIKPEAVAVKIVNPMRFCLTVFRPLVWLFNGLSDLIFKLFKIPTARNEDITSDDIFAVVEAGAVAGVLRKQEHELIENVFELESRTVPSAMTSRESIIYFDKDESEESIKQRVSSQPHSKYLICDRDIDHVIGYVDSKDLLNRVLSGQSLSFNKGVQIRNALIIPDTLTLSDALESFKAAGEDFAIILNEYALVMGVITLNDVMTTLMGDLVDQGQEEQIIIRDENSWLVEGGTPIDDVQRVLDIDDFPDSSNYETIAGFMMFRLRKIPKRTDSVKFAGYKFEVVDIDNYKIDQLLVTKITDTLTTAPTQNQPISDDK, from the coding sequence ATGCTAAATAGTCTCTTAATAGTATTTCTATTGTGCGCGATAAGCGCCTTTTTTTCGTTATCTGAAATCTCTCTTGCTGCCTCTAGGAGAATCAAACTAAAACTGATGGCAGATGAAGGTAATATCAACGCAGCTCATGTCCTCAAATTACAAGAAACGCCGGGAATGTTTTTTACCGTGGTGCAAATCGGCCTAAATGCAGTAGCAATTTTGGCAGGTGTTGTCGGTGAATCCGCATTCTCTCCTTCATTGAAAACGTTTTTCATGAAATTTATGCGCCCCGAATGGGCAGACCAGTTGGGCTTTATCTGCTCATTTATCATTGTGACCAGTATATTTATTTTGCTCGCTGACTTGACACCAAAACGTATCGGCATGATTAAGCCTGAAGCAGTCGCCGTGAAAATCGTTAACCCAATGCGTTTCTGTCTGACCGTTTTTCGTCCACTAGTTTGGCTATTTAATGGCCTGTCTGATCTTATCTTTAAGCTCTTTAAAATTCCGACAGCACGTAATGAAGATATCACATCCGATGATATTTTTGCGGTTGTGGAAGCAGGGGCTGTTGCGGGTGTGCTGCGTAAACAAGAGCATGAACTGATTGAAAACGTGTTCGAGCTCGAATCCCGCACAGTGCCTTCTGCCATGACCTCAAGGGAAAGTATCATTTACTTCGATAAGGATGAAAGTGAGGAAAGTATCAAGCAGCGGGTTTCTAGCCAGCCACATTCCAAGTACCTGATATGTGATAGAGATATTGATCACGTTATCGGTTATGTGGATTCCAAAGATCTGCTTAACCGTGTCCTAAGTGGTCAAAGCCTAAGCTTCAATAAAGGTGTCCAGATCCGCAACGCGCTGATCATTCCAGATACCTTGACACTTTCAGATGCACTGGAAAGTTTTAAAGCGGCAGGTGAAGATTTCGCTATTATTCTGAATGAATATGCATTGGTAATGGGTGTGATTACCCTTAATGATGTTATGACCACACTGATGGGTGATTTAGTCGACCAAGGACAAGAAGAGCAGATCATCATCCGTGACGAAAATTCATGGTTAGTAGAAGGAGGAACACCTATTGATGATGTACAGCGTGTACTGGATATTGATGATTTTCCTGATTCAAGTAACTATGAAACCATTGCAGGTTTCATGATGTTTCGGTTGCGTAAAATTCCAAAGCGTACTGATTCAGTTAAGTTTGCTGGTTACAAATTTGAAGTTGTCGATATTGATAACTACAAAATCGATCAGCTATTAGTCACAAAAATTACTGATACTCTCACCACGGCACCCACGCAAAACCAGCCTATCAGTGATGATAAATAA
- the tamA gene encoding autotransporter assembly complex protein TamA — protein sequence MSRYPVLCFLCVSIVTPIAHSANLRLKIEGLTGKLEKNARIHLSTISTDEVAPDGRFRSRVDKAIREGLRPLGYYEPIIEFTYQENRPPARSVLTAKVTVGEPVRIADVNVVLEGGAKTDGDYAKLVKSKSPKKGTILNHDEYENLKGSLTGLAIRKGYFDAVMKKSQLGVAKERHEAFWDFVFNSGERYHFGQVRYRGSQIREDYLNHLVPFSEGDFYTSEQLAELNRRLAETGWFNSAVVSPDFNSARKNGDGMLPLEAVLTPRSKNYVELGGGYGSDVGPRVKAKWTKPWLNSRGHSLSASINLSAPEQVIDATYKMPLKVNPLEQYYALQTGYKRKDINDTVSDTATVNFSRNWDLSTGWQYGINMRWSLSHFTQANVTNTAMLLYPGANVSRIRQRGGTMPYWGDSQRYSIDISDTLWGSDVDFLVLQAQNVWIRTYWDNHRFVARGNLGWIETNAFEKVPPDLRFFAGGDHSVRGYRYQKISPKDNKGKLTGASALVVGSLEYQYNVTGNWWSAVFVDTGEAINDVRKSNFKTGVGIGVRWASPVGPIKFDLARPIGDSESRNIQFYIGLGSEL from the coding sequence GTGTCGAGATACCCCGTTTTATGCTTTCTTTGTGTGTCTATCGTAACTCCCATTGCTCATAGTGCTAATCTTCGTCTGAAAATAGAAGGATTAACAGGTAAGTTGGAAAAAAATGCCCGAATTCATCTCTCCACTATTAGTACTGATGAAGTTGCGCCAGATGGCCGTTTTCGATCTCGTGTAGATAAAGCGATTCGTGAAGGCTTGCGCCCGCTTGGTTATTATGAACCCATTATCGAATTTACCTATCAGGAAAATAGACCGCCAGCTCGCTCGGTATTAACGGCAAAAGTTACTGTAGGCGAACCGGTGAGAATTGCCGATGTTAATGTTGTTTTGGAAGGTGGGGCTAAGACAGATGGAGATTATGCCAAACTTGTTAAAAGCAAAAGCCCAAAGAAAGGAACGATTCTTAATCATGATGAATATGAAAACCTTAAAGGTTCTTTGACCGGGCTCGCTATTAGGAAAGGTTATTTTGACGCGGTTATGAAAAAGAGCCAATTAGGTGTTGCCAAAGAACGACATGAGGCATTCTGGGACTTTGTTTTTAATAGCGGTGAGCGTTATCACTTTGGTCAGGTGCGTTATCGTGGTTCACAGATCCGCGAAGATTATTTGAATCATCTAGTTCCATTCAGCGAAGGGGATTTTTATACCTCTGAACAATTAGCCGAATTGAATCGGCGGTTAGCAGAAACTGGCTGGTTTAATTCAGCAGTAGTCTCACCGGATTTTAATTCCGCTAGAAAAAATGGTGACGGAATGCTTCCTCTTGAAGCGGTATTAACGCCACGTTCCAAAAACTATGTTGAACTGGGTGGGGGTTATGGATCTGATGTAGGGCCACGGGTAAAGGCGAAATGGACAAAACCGTGGCTTAATTCCCGTGGACACAGCCTTAGCGCCAGTATCAACCTTTCTGCACCTGAACAGGTTATTGATGCTACCTATAAAATGCCGCTGAAGGTGAATCCGTTAGAGCAATATTACGCATTGCAGACGGGTTATAAGCGTAAAGATATCAACGATACCGTATCAGATACCGCGACAGTAAATTTTTCCCGTAATTGGGATCTTTCAACGGGTTGGCAGTATGGGATCAATATGCGTTGGAGTCTCAGCCACTTTACTCAGGCTAATGTTACCAATACGGCAATGTTATTGTACCCAGGGGCGAACGTCAGCCGTATCCGCCAGCGTGGAGGAACGATGCCTTATTGGGGCGATAGCCAGCGCTATTCTATTGATATCTCTGATACCCTTTGGGGCTCTGATGTTGATTTCTTGGTGTTACAGGCGCAAAACGTTTGGATCAGAACTTATTGGGATAATCACCGTTTTGTTGCTCGGGGTAATTTGGGTTGGATAGAAACCAATGCATTCGAGAAGGTTCCACCCGACCTACGTTTTTTCGCTGGTGGTGATCACAGTGTTCGTGGTTACAGATATCAGAAAATCTCGCCTAAAGATAATAAAGGAAAATTGACCGGTGCATCCGCATTGGTTGTGGGTTCGCTTGAGTATCAATATAACGTAACAGGTAATTGGTGGAGTGCTGTTTTTGTTGATACCGGTGAAGCCATTAATGACGTTAGAAAGAGCAATTTTAAAACCGGCGTAGGTATTGGTGTGCGTTGGGCTTCTCCGGTCGGACCTATTAAGTTTGACCTTGCCAGACCAATAGGGGATTCAGAATCCCGTAACATCCAGTTTTACATCGGGTTAGGATCTGAATTATGA